A genomic segment from Syntrophotalea acetylenivorans encodes:
- a CDS encoding NAD(P)/FAD-dependent oxidoreductase, translating to MLRTLVDFGAGEEILTQAKPHVGSDRLRLVLINFRRELLRLGVEIRFGTCLTGLTIGAGRLQGAVLDQREEFPCDSLVLATGHSARDTYGMLAEQGVAMESKPFAIGLRVEHPAELINFIQYGHRRHPKLPTAEYALTYNDPDSKRGVYSFCMCPGGEVVLAASEPGGLVVNGMSNRLRSAPYSNSALVVTVRPDDFGAIDPLAGMRFQRRWEEAAFIAGGSDYRAPAQNLLGFLGRGKGPLNSSCRPGVREAELRQVLPPFVSSALRRALPHFERRMRGFITAEATLVGVETRTSAPLRILRQSDGQALHQSGLYPVGEGAGYAGGIMSAALDGLKTAEQIAATAINRSRR from the coding sequence ATAAACTTTCGACGGGAACTGTTGCGTCTCGGAGTGGAGATACGTTTCGGTACTTGCCTGACCGGTCTGACTATTGGCGCTGGTCGATTACAGGGGGCGGTTCTCGATCAGCGGGAGGAATTCCCTTGCGACAGTCTGGTTCTCGCAACAGGCCACAGTGCTCGTGATACCTATGGTATGCTGGCTGAACAGGGGGTAGCTATGGAAAGCAAACCCTTTGCGATTGGCTTGCGGGTAGAACATCCGGCCGAATTGATCAATTTTATTCAGTATGGACATCGCCGCCATCCTAAATTGCCAACGGCCGAATATGCCTTGACCTACAACGATCCGGACAGTAAGCGTGGCGTCTATTCGTTCTGCATGTGTCCCGGTGGTGAGGTGGTGCTGGCGGCCTCCGAACCTGGTGGTCTGGTAGTCAATGGCATGAGCAACCGCCTGCGCAGCGCTCCTTACAGTAACAGTGCTCTTGTGGTGACGGTACGTCCTGATGATTTTGGTGCAATCGATCCCCTGGCTGGAATGCGTTTTCAGCGGCGCTGGGAAGAGGCGGCATTTATTGCCGGCGGCAGCGATTATCGAGCCCCGGCACAGAACCTTCTCGGATTTCTCGGTCGCGGCAAAGGGCCGCTGAATTCCTCCTGCCGTCCCGGAGTACGGGAAGCGGAATTGCGGCAGGTCTTGCCGCCCTTTGTCAGCAGTGCTCTGCGTCGCGCCTTGCCCCATTTTGAACGTCGCATGCGCGGCTTTATTACGGCTGAGGCCACTCTCGTCGGCGTCGAAACACGGACTTCTGCGCCGCTACGCATTTTGCGTCAGAGCGATGGTCAGGCTTTGCATCAATCTGGACTATATCCCGTTGGCGAAGGAGCCGGTTATGCGGGAGGAATTATGAGCGCTGCTTTAGATGGTCTTAAGACCGCCGAGCAGATTGCAGCAACAGCAATTAACAGGAGTCGTCGTTGA